In one window of Harpia harpyja isolate bHarHar1 chromosome 11, bHarHar1 primary haplotype, whole genome shotgun sequence DNA:
- the MOB3C gene encoding MOB kinase activator 3C isoform X2, which translates to MALCLKQVFNKDKTFRPRKKFEPGTQRFELYKKAQASLKSGLDLKAVVQLPPGESINDWIAVHVVDFFNRINLIYGTMSEYCTEKSCPIMSGGLKYEYRWQDDSKYKKPTKLSAPQYMCMLMDWIEMLINNEDIFPTRIERNDRTNLPLKHFGRRTQPAHLESDGTRHPVVGDLFPRTRSGHFNSMNYEHCREPLQARAES; encoded by the exons ATGGCGTTGTGTCTCAAGCAAGTCTTCAACAAAGACAAAACGTTTCGTCCCCGAAAGAAGTTTGAGCCGGGCACCCAGCGCTTCGAGCTGTACAAGAAAGCCCAGGCCTCCCTCAAGTCTGGGCTGGACCTGAAAGCAGTGGTGCAGCTGCCTCCCGGCGAGAGCATCAACGACTGGATCGCTGTGCATGTGGTGGACTTCTTCAACCGCATCAACCTCATCTATGGCACCATGTCGGAGTATTGCACGGAAAAGAGCTGCCCCATCATGTCCGGTGGACTCAAGTACGAGTACAGGTGGCAGGACGATAGCAAATACAAGAAGCCGACCAAGCTGTCGGCTCCGCAGTACATGTGTATGCTGATGGACTGGATCGAGATGCTCATTAACAACGAGGACATCTTCCCCACCAGGATAG AAAGAAATGACAGAACGAATTTGCCACTGAAGCATTTTGGCAGGCGAACTCAGCCGGCTCATTTGGAGTCTGATGGGACAAGACACCCTGTGGTGGGAGACCTCTTCCCAAGGACTCGCTCTGGGCATTTCAACTCAATGAACTATGAACACTGCAGAGAGCCTCTTCAGGCCAGGGCTGAATCCTAA
- the MOB3C gene encoding MOB kinase activator 3C isoform X1, whose amino-acid sequence MALCLKQVFNKDKTFRPRKKFEPGTQRFELYKKAQASLKSGLDLKAVVQLPPGESINDWIAVHVVDFFNRINLIYGTMSEYCTEKSCPIMSGGLKYEYRWQDDSKYKKPTKLSAPQYMCMLMDWIEMLINNEDIFPTRIGVPFPRQFQQVCTKILTRLFRVFVHVYIHHFDSIINMGAEAHVNTCYKHFYYFIREFSLVDHRELEPLKEMTERICH is encoded by the exons ATGGCGTTGTGTCTCAAGCAAGTCTTCAACAAAGACAAAACGTTTCGTCCCCGAAAGAAGTTTGAGCCGGGCACCCAGCGCTTCGAGCTGTACAAGAAAGCCCAGGCCTCCCTCAAGTCTGGGCTGGACCTGAAAGCAGTGGTGCAGCTGCCTCCCGGCGAGAGCATCAACGACTGGATCGCTGTGCATGTGGTGGACTTCTTCAACCGCATCAACCTCATCTATGGCACCATGTCGGAGTATTGCACGGAAAAGAGCTGCCCCATCATGTCCGGTGGACTCAAGTACGAGTACAGGTGGCAGGACGATAGCAAATACAAGAAGCCGACCAAGCTGTCGGCTCCGCAGTACATGTGTATGCTGATGGACTGGATCGAGATGCTCATTAACAACGAGGACATCTTCCCCACCAGGATAG GTGTTCCCTTCCCCAGGCAGTTCCAGCAAGTTTGCACTAAGATCCTCACCCGCCTCTTCCGTGTCTTTGTCCATGTCTACATCCACCACTTTGACAGCATCATCAACATGGGTGCTGAGGCTCACGTCAACACCTGCTACAAGCACTTTTACTACTTCATCAGGGAGTTCAGCCTTGTTGACCATCGGGAGCTGGAGCCTTTG AAAGAAATGACAGAACGAATTTGCCACTGA